The following nucleotide sequence is from Thermoanaerobaculia bacterium.
CGACCGCCGCCTCCCCCGGGACTCCCGCCTCGAGGTTGCCGGTCGTGTCGGTCGAGCTGGCACCCGACGACCAGACGCCGATGTTCCTCTTGTAGAGGATCTTCCCGGTCTCGATGTCGAGCATGTACAGATAGTTGGCCGTGTCGCCGGACGTGTTCGTCCCCGCGATCGTGGTGGTGTTGTGCCGGAAGCCCGCGCCAAAGATCGCCACGAACATGTCGTGGTGGTTGCCGCTCGCCACGTCGTTCACCTTGATGCGCCCGATGACGGGCTTCGACCAGGTGTACCCGAGATCCCACACTGACGATTCGGCGCCGCCTTCCGTCGGCGTCCCCGGGTTCGCGCTCGTCGCCTGGTCGTCGCGGAATTCCCACAGAATACGCGGGTAGGGCGCGTTGCAGCCGGTGTTCGGAGAGCCGCTCGACGGATCGAAAGGATTCGGTGTGCCGGTCACGAGGCACTCCGGCACGCCCCGAGTCGGCGTCTGCCCGGTCGCGACCCCCGTCCAGGTGTTCTTCATGTGTGCCGCCTCATCGGGGTCCGTGATGTCCAGAGCGAAGACCGATCCCCCGCCGCCGTTCGGCGTGGTGTTGACGCCGCCTTCGCGCTCCGTCCCGATGAGGACCGTGCGCCAGGCGGGGGTCGTTCCCGAGATGTTCGCGCACGGGTTTCCGCACGCGTCACTCGAGACGATTCCCTGCGGATTGCCGCCGACTCTCGCGACGTCCATGTAGATGTCGTCGACGGACGGAGCGCCGTCGATCGTCCAGTCGTGGCTCGTGGCGTGGGCGAGATAGAAGAACTTCCGCACCGACGCGCGGGGCGCATAGCCGAAAATCTCGCGCCCGGACCCGAGATCGTACTTGTTGCAGAGCGGGCAGACCGTGATCGTCCCCTGGGTGTACGTCGACGTGTCGCCGTTGTAGACGCCGACGTCGAACGCGTGAAGGAATCCGTCATCCGCGCCGGCAAAGAGGACCTTCCGGCGGTGCCGGTAGTTCGCGAAAAACGTCTGGTACGAATCGTTCCGGTCGCCGTACACGCCAGGACTCGAAGCGCCCGGATCGACCGACAGGAAGAGCCGCGTGTTGCTCGGGAACGACACGATGACCGGGTTCGAGTGGAAGACGTCGCCGAGGATCTGGTCGTAGTAGCAGGGCGAGCTCGAGAACCCGTTCAGCTGAGTGCAGCTTTTCGTCTGGGGGTTGCCGAACGTCGAGCTGATGTGGAGATCCTCCACGACGACGTCGCGGTTCCCGCGAATGAACGAGAACGAGTTCTGGAGCGCCTGGTTCCTCGCCGCATCCGAGGTCGGCAGACCTGCGGAAGCTTCCGTGCCCGCGGGCGAGGTCCCGCTCGGGTATACGAGCGGGTTCGGGATGTTCGCGTAGATCGTCTGCGTCGCCGGATTGCTGTTGTCGCGAACGATCGACCACCAGGACGGGCTCGAATCCGCGGTCGGCGGGTAATTCGATTGGCATCCGGTCATCGGGAGAGTGCAGGTCTTCGACGGGCCCGTCGTCCCGGACGGGATCTGCACAAGGCACTCGTACGTGGCTGAGTTGCACCCGCCCTCGCCGGCCCTGAGGCCGAAGAAGAGATTCCGGCCGAATTTCGGCGTCGTCACGGCCTGGTCGTTCGTGGTGTCGCTCCACTGGGCGCCATGGGTCAACGTCTGGGTCGGGTCGATGAACTTGTTCCTGTCCAGTCGGCCGATGACGCCGATGTCGTTGGTGGTCGGTCTCGTGTCCTGCCCCGTGTTGCCCGCGTCCCAGACGAGGCTCCCCGAGGGGGCGATCGCACCACTCCCGAAATGGTACGCGGTCAGAAGCGGGTATCCGCCGCCCGTTGACTGGACGAGACCGCTCGTCGGGTCGAGGGCAAACGCCCGCAGGTGGCCGGACCAGATCGAGTGCTCGTTCTGGGGATTGAACTCGGAGAGGTACGCGAGCCCTTCGGACGTGGCCGACACCGACGGAATCGTCGCCGTCGCGAAATCGCGAGTCTCCTCGTTCAGCAGATTCGCGATCGACGTGAGCGCGGCGATGAGGTCGCTCGCGCTGCTCGCCGTGTAGTAGCCCTGCCGCTCGATCGTGACGCCGTCCGACGACACGATCGTCGCACCGGACCAGAGCGCGATGCACTGCCCCCGGTTCCCGCCGGTCGTTCCCCCGTTACCGTCCGGGATCGTGCAGACGTTCGTGGGCCCGAGATCGCCCGAATTGATCCCGAACCCGACCACGTAGACGGGGACGTTGATCGCGGCGAGCGGCGAGACGTCCGCCTGCGTCACCGCGGATTGCGCCTGGTAGGAATCGGTGATCAGGATCACGGCCGCGTTCCGGCAGTCTTTGCGTGGATCGTCGATGCGTTTGGCGCCGCAGAAGTTGTCGACCATGCTGTTGGTCGCGCAGCCGGTGCCGGACACGTTCGGCTTGTTCGCGCCGTTGAAGTACTGGAACACGTTGGTCATGACACCCTGGAGCGGCGCGACGTTGCCGTTCTGCGTCGGGAAGATCGGCGCGATCATCCGGTTGTTGCTGCTGTTCTGGTAGACGAAGTTCGACGTGTTCGTGCTGCTGTCCGGATTTCCGATGATGTGGACGCCGGTCTGGTAGTAGCCGTCGCTCTCGAGATCGCAGGCAATAGTGTTCGGTAGCTTGCTGTAGTTGTGATCCGGCGTCTTGGTGATGTCCCACACCGGATAGTCGTCCGACTCCGTGTACGTCGCGGAGGGCGAGCCGATGTGGACGACCGAGGCCGTCGGTCGAAGCGCGCGCAGGATGCAGGGGTTCGGGCTCTGGATGTAGGTCTGGGATGCGCTCGACGGTTTCCCCTTTGGACCGCTGATGTACGGGAGCCACGGCTGGTAGTCGTGCGGGATCAGGACGATCGGCTGCGGATTGACGTTCGACTGCTGCATCCAGCCCGAGGCGTTGCCCGAGCTGTTGTTTCCGTTCCAGTCGAGCACGGTCTGGTTATTGTCGACCTTCGGCACCGAAACCCAGCCGATCTCGCGCCCGACGTCGACGCCGTAGCCGAAGATCTGCGGAAACGCGCACGTCGATGTGGTCTCCGAGCAGTATTCCGGCGGGACGACGAATGTCGCGTTGTAACTCTGCGCGCTTCCCAGGCTCGCCGGATCGCACGGCGCCGTCGGATTGCCCCCACCCGTGCACCTGCCGATCGTGAAAGTGACCGTGAACGACTGCCCGCTCTGAAGGATCGAATACGGCATGATCCCGGAAGGATTCGTGCCGGTGATCGCGATCGTCATCTCCGCGGCGGGATCCCCGCTCGAGTTCGAACTCGAGGGAACCCCGGTGATCAGTATCTTCTTCGTACCGTCCGAGCCGCCGAAAGGGAGGTGGGCCGTGTCGCTCGTCGTCTGCGGAGCCGACGGATAGAAATAGGTCCGCGTCGTCAAGGAAGGATCGGTGATCGTCCCGGTGCCATTCGTGAGGTTCGTGCCGCTCCAGGCGAGCACGGAATACGAATTGCCGCTGTACGTCTTCTTCTGGGAGGAAGGGAACGTGCCGCCGCCGAAGTTGAACTTCGTGTGCGCCGGAATCGTGAACGTGAATCCGGAATAGGTCAGGGCGACGTCCGCGTTCGGCTCGAAGACGAAGTGCTTCGTCCCGCCGGCGAGATCCGCGCGCGTGTAAGAGAACGACGAAAGCCCCCAGTTGATGCAGCCGCCGGTGCCGGCCGCGCATCCCGCGGCGATGTTCTCGACGACTTTGGTGATCGCGTACTTGCCCTGCCCCATCTTCGAGTTCGTGCCGTCCACTCCCCCGAGGGGATCGAGCGTCGTCGTTCCCGGCAGGTTCGCCATCGTCGTCGTGTTCGAGATGATCAGCATGACGTTCGGTGGCGCCGGCTTCTTCTCGATCAGGAGCTGCCGGTCGTCGCCGCGGGAGCTCGCGGCGGCGAGGAGAGCCGCGGCGGCGAACGTGGAGAGGACCCGAAATCTCGATCTGGCCATGGCGCGCCCTTTCTCCTTACTGACCGACGTCTTCGACGCTGAGCGGAACCGGCCCGATC
It contains:
- a CDS encoding PilC/PilY family type IV pilus protein, whose translation is MARSRFRVLSTFAAAALLAAASSRGDDRQLLIEKKPAPPNVMLIISNTTTMANLPGTTTLDPLGGVDGTNSKMGQGKYAITKVVENIAAGCAAGTGGCINWGLSSFSYTRADLAGGTKHFVFEPNADVALTYSGFTFTIPAHTKFNFGGGTFPSSQKKTYSGNSYSVLAWSGTNLTNGTGTITDPSLTTRTYFYPSAPQTTSDTAHLPFGGSDGTKKILITGVPSSSNSSGDPAAEMTIAITGTNPSGIMPYSILQSGQSFTVTFTIGRCTGGGNPTAPCDPASLGSAQSYNATFVVPPEYCSETTSTCAFPQIFGYGVDVGREIGWVSVPKVDNNQTVLDWNGNNSSGNASGWMQQSNVNPQPIVLIPHDYQPWLPYISGPKGKPSSASQTYIQSPNPCILRALRPTASVVHIGSPSATYTESDDYPVWDITKTPDHNYSKLPNTIACDLESDGYYQTGVHIIGNPDSSTNTSNFVYQNSSNNRMIAPIFPTQNGNVAPLQGVMTNVFQYFNGANKPNVSGTGCATNSMVDNFCGAKRIDDPRKDCRNAAVILITDSYQAQSAVTQADVSPLAAINVPVYVVGFGINSGDLGPTNVCTIPDGNGGTTGGNRGQCIALWSGATIVSSDGVTIERQGYYTASSASDLIAALTSIANLLNEETRDFATATIPSVSATSEGLAYLSEFNPQNEHSIWSGHLRAFALDPTSGLVQSTGGGYPLLTAYHFGSGAIAPSGSLVWDAGNTGQDTRPTTNDIGVIGRLDRNKFIDPTQTLTHGAQWSDTTNDQAVTTPKFGRNLFFGLRAGEGGCNSATYECLVQIPSGTTGPSKTCTLPMTGCQSNYPPTADSSPSWWSIVRDNSNPATQTIYANIPNPLVYPSGTSPAGTEASAGLPTSDAARNQALQNSFSFIRGNRDVVVEDLHISSTFGNPQTKSCTQLNGFSSSPCYYDQILGDVFHSNPVIVSFPSNTRLFLSVDPGASSPGVYGDRNDSYQTFFANYRHRRKVLFAGADDGFLHAFDVGVYNGDTSTYTQGTITVCPLCNKYDLGSGREIFGYAPRASVRKFFYLAHATSHDWTIDGAPSVDDIYMDVARVGGNPQGIVSSDACGNPCANISGTTPAWRTVLIGTEREGGVNTTPNGGGGSVFALDITDPDEAAHMKNTWTGVATGQTPTRGVPECLVTGTPNPFDPSSGSPNTGCNAPYPRILWEFRDDQATSANPGTPTEGGAESSVWDLGYTWSKPVIGRIKVNDVASGNHHDMFVAIFGAGFRHNTTTIAGTNTSGDTANYLYMLDIETGKILYKRNIGVWSSGASSTDTTGNLEAGVPGEAAVVDVNFDGYLDRIYFGDTQGRLWKIDMTSPADLCSAAGTNCTSADYRIASTQWSPSLLFDEFQDAVPPTGTGVRQPIFTRPAVFLLGTTGSGQPRLGIAFGTGDRDNMPALRDSNPNYFFVVLDDPSATYPVFKTPSSGSTASTLTQASLTSNACDPTVVPNGCFNGTGVGYYLSLPVDTVYGGDQIAEIMNANPLVFSGAIFFNTFLNNTQQITNADGSVTQVGQGVCGEVGQAHLYEVNYLTGVSLYTDANGNIVPSEAPSGGQVASDPIVYQAPNGETIVVSATDDLKVPKVGGGGLANVNIKSWKEN